From one Eptesicus fuscus isolate TK198812 chromosome 21, DD_ASM_mEF_20220401, whole genome shotgun sequence genomic stretch:
- the BCL3 gene encoding B-cell lymphoma 3 protein gives MPRCPTGAMDEGPVDLRTRPKAAGLPGAALPLRKRPLRAPSPEPAAPRCAAGPLATPEPLLGGSNGPAAPASRHGLARPEALYYQGPLLPLYSTPPMGSPFPLLSLPPPLYPMMCSMEHPLSADIAMATRADEDGDTPLHIAVVQGNLPAVYQLVNLFQYGGRELDIYNNLRQTPLHLAVITTLPSVVRLLVMAGASPMALDRHGQTAAHLACEHRSPTCLRALLESAAPGTMDLEARNYDGLTALHVAVNTECHEAVLLLLDRGADIDAVDIKSGRSPLIHAVENNSLSMVQLLLQHGANVNAQMYSGSSALHSASGRGLLPLVRTLVRSGADSSLKNCHNDTPLMVARSRRVIDILRGKATRPAPASQPEPSPDRSATTSPESSSRLSSNGLLSASPSSSPSQSPPKDPLGFPMAPPNFFLSPSSPPAFLPFVGVLQAPGRPVPPSPAPGGS, from the exons ATGCCCCGATGCCCCACGGGGGCCATGGACGAGGGGCCCGTGGACCTGCGCACCCGGCCCAAGGCCGCCGGGCTCCCCGGCGCCGCGCTACCGCTCCGTAAGCGCCCGCTGCGCGCGCCCTCCCCGGAGCCCGCCGCCCCGCGCTGCGCCGCCGGCCCCCTGGCCACCCCGGAGCCCCTCCTCGGCGGCTCCAACGGGCCGGCGGCCCCAGCGTCGCGCCACGGCCTGGCCCGGCCAGAGGCCCTTTACTACCAGG GACCTTTACTGCCTCTGTACTCCACCCCACCCATGggctccccctttcctctgctgAGCCTGCCTCCGCCCCTGTACCCCATGATGTGCTCAATGGAACACCCCCTTTCAGCCGACATCGCCATGGCCACCCGCGCAGATGAGGACGGAGACAC GCCACTCCACATTGCCGTGGTGCAGGGCAATCTGCCAGCTGTGTATCAACTGGTCAACCTCTTCCAGTATGGGGGCCGGGAGCTGGACATCTACAACAACCTCCggcag ACACCGCTCCACCTGGCTGTGATCACCACTTTGCCGTCGGTGGTCCGGCTACTGGTGATGGCCGGTGCCAGCCCCATGGCACTGGACCGCCATGGCCAGACTGCAGCCCACTTGGCGTGTGAGCACCGCAGCCCGACTTGCCTGCGGGCCCTGCTGGAGAGCGCGGCCCCGGGCACAATGGACCTGGAGGCCCGCAATTATGACG GGCTCACTGCCCTGCACGTGGCCGTGAACACCGAGTGCCACGAAGCGGTGCTGCTCTTGCTGGATCGTGGCGCGGACATCGACGCGGTG GACATTAAGAGCGGCCGCTCCCCGCTCATCCACGCCGTGGAAAACAACAGCCTGAGCatggtgcagctgctgctgcag CACGGCGCCAACGTGAACGCGCAGATGTACTCGGGCAGCTCGGCGCTGCACTCGGCGTCGGGCCGCGGGCTCCTCCCGCTGGTGCGCACGCTGGTCCGCAGCGGCGCCGACAGCAGCCTCAAGAACTGTCACAACGACACGCCGCTCATGGTGGCGCGCAGCCGCCGG GTCATCGACATCCTGAGGGGGAAGGCCACGCGACCTGCTCCCGCGTCACAGCCAGAGCCCTCCCCTGACCGGAGTGCCACCACCTCCCCGGAGAGCAGCAGCCGCCTCAGCTCCAATG GTCTTCTCTCTGCATCACCATCCTCCTCGCCTTCCCAGTCTCCTCCCAAGGATCCCCTTGGATTTCCCATGGCTCCCCccaatttcttcctttctccctcatcTCCACCGGCCTTCCTGCCCTTTGTCGGGGTCCTCCAAGCCCCTGGCCGGCcggtgcctccctccccagctccaggaggcagctga